From the Anguilla anguilla isolate fAngAng1 chromosome 8, fAngAng1.pri, whole genome shotgun sequence genome, one window contains:
- the LOC118234322 gene encoding uncharacterized protein LOC118234322 isoform X1 — translation MRRKRCIMGHTRFLCILLLALSLASVSGRPEDTLEKIEDLVDKDFGRRFPRHGRNLLYWFCREYIKFDNNGKMQPTKDPEDGEFGFHYYGNREYLLPSLHNQRWYDYYVVGNLNEENFPWGERLPNYVLEEFRRSMNLNSQDENNRDRIIVRITPDGAIDRVYITQHYDINSNRGSQYDPDNTYRISTDLIRAIRNIPREWFFLRLSQRTRVPYAVCGRSGDNEPDL, via the coding sequence gtgcattatgggacacACACGTTTCCTCTGCATTCTCCTGCTGGCTCTCAGCCTGGCATCTGTCTCAGGCCGCCCTGAGGACACTCTGGAAAAAATAGAAGATCTTGTGGACAAAGATTTTGGCCGCAGGTTCCCACGGCATGGGCGGAACCTCCTGTACTGGTTCTGCCGTGAGTACATCAAGTTTGATAACAACGGCAAAATGCAACCGACAAAGGACCCCGAAGACGGCGAGTTTGGATTTCATTACTATGGAAACAGAGAGTACCTCCTCCCTTCGTTGCACAACCAGAGGTGGTATGACTATTACGTCGTGGGCAACCTAAACGAAGAAAACTTCCCATGGGGTGAAAGGCTGCCAAATTACGTCTTGGAGGAGTTCAGACGGTCTATGAATCTGAATTCCCAAGATGAGAACAACAGGGACCGGATCATCGTCAGGATTACGCCGGACGGCGCTATCGACCGCGTGTACATCACGCAGCACTACGACATCAACAGCAACCGCGGGAGCCAGTACGACCCGGACAACACTTACCGCATCAGCACCGACCTCATCAGAGCCATACGCAACATCCCGCGTGAGTGGTTCTTCCTGCGTTTATCCCAGAGGACCAGAGTCCCCTACGCAGTGTGCGGGCGTTCAGGAGATAACGAGCCTGATTtatag
- the LOC118234322 gene encoding uncharacterized protein LOC118234322 isoform X2 → MGHTRFLCILLLALSLASVSGRPEDTLEKIEDLVDKDFGRRFPRHGRNLLYWFCREYIKFDNNGKMQPTKDPEDGEFGFHYYGNREYLLPSLHNQRWYDYYVVGNLNEENFPWGERLPNYVLEEFRRSMNLNSQDENNRDRIIVRITPDGAIDRVYITQHYDINSNRGSQYDPDNTYRISTDLIRAIRNIPREWFFLRLSQRTRVPYAVCGRSGDNEPDL, encoded by the coding sequence atgggacacACACGTTTCCTCTGCATTCTCCTGCTGGCTCTCAGCCTGGCATCTGTCTCAGGCCGCCCTGAGGACACTCTGGAAAAAATAGAAGATCTTGTGGACAAAGATTTTGGCCGCAGGTTCCCACGGCATGGGCGGAACCTCCTGTACTGGTTCTGCCGTGAGTACATCAAGTTTGATAACAACGGCAAAATGCAACCGACAAAGGACCCCGAAGACGGCGAGTTTGGATTTCATTACTATGGAAACAGAGAGTACCTCCTCCCTTCGTTGCACAACCAGAGGTGGTATGACTATTACGTCGTGGGCAACCTAAACGAAGAAAACTTCCCATGGGGTGAAAGGCTGCCAAATTACGTCTTGGAGGAGTTCAGACGGTCTATGAATCTGAATTCCCAAGATGAGAACAACAGGGACCGGATCATCGTCAGGATTACGCCGGACGGCGCTATCGACCGCGTGTACATCACGCAGCACTACGACATCAACAGCAACCGCGGGAGCCAGTACGACCCGGACAACACTTACCGCATCAGCACCGACCTCATCAGAGCCATACGCAACATCCCGCGTGAGTGGTTCTTCCTGCGTTTATCCCAGAGGACCAGAGTCCCCTACGCAGTGTGCGGGCGTTCAGGAGATAACGAGCCTGATTtatag